CAAGCGCTAACATATCAACTCTATCATAACAAAAGAGAAATGGGCGAAACTACGTATTGTATGCTGAAAATAACGTATTTTTATTGCATTTCATGCTAAAATAAACTCATTAGAATCGGGATAGGGGGCATGTCCATGACACCATCGGTTTTGGCATACGAGCAGGGATATGTGATCCATGTGAACGAGCCTGGAGATTCACTTTTTTATCATCTGGATTATGACGAACGTTCCCATGAACTGAATATGGAGTTTCAGCATTTCCACGATTTCTATGAAATCTGTATTCTTCTGGATCGTACGGCTGCGCATATCATTGAAGGCAGTTTGTACGAGATTCAGCCGTATGATATCGTTCTGCTGAGACCCTCTTTACTGCACAAAACGCAATATCCCAAGGGAGTGCCACCCAAACGCTTGATGATCACCTTTGCCATGCCACGGAATACACCCGGTCTTGAGAGCGGTTACACAGAACTGTTTTCGATCTTTGATGAATCAATTCCGATATTCCGATTTACAGAAGAAAAGCGCCAGGCGGTAATGGCTCCTTTAAACGAAATCTTTTTCTTATCGCAGAATCCCTCCGCACTTCATTCGGTTGCAATTCATAGCAAATTCGTTGAGTTTCTCTGTACAATCCATCGATACTCAGCGGAGAATAGCTACGTTCGTGAAGAGACAGGTTCGTCTATGTCGCAGCGGATGTATGCCATTGCTTCGTATATTCACAGCCATTATCAGAACGAGTTGTCCCTTGAGGAGATCTCCAAACGGTTTTTCGTGAGTGCCCATCATCTATCCCGTCAGTTTAACAAAGTCACAGGTTTTACGTTTACCGAGTATATTCAGATGACCCGAATACGTAACGCCCAACAAATGCTCCTGAACTCTAACCAAAAAATCACCGAAATTGCAGCACAGTGTGGCTTCGCCAGCTTCTCTCAATTCAATCGCATTTTCAATAAACTGAATGGCATGTCACCGAGTGCATATCGCCGTAGCAGACATTCACAGAGCGAGCGTGAACTGATATCTTTGGGTAGTCCTGAGCGCTGATTGAAGACAGAGATAATCTGGGGATGTCAGTGTAGATGTGTTGCATAAATCGCGACAGCCAAGAATGTATAGAGGACAAATAAAAAAGGCAAACCCTCTAAGATACAAAGGGAATGCCTTTTTCTTTTTCCTTCTATATAAAGATACGTCTACCTGGAGATGGTCCTCCTGATCAGACTCACTCTCTCGCTCATTTCCCCGTATGACGGCTACTCTTAAACTTGATCTTTCGGCGCCAACTCAATAGCGGAGCGGATGGCAGCCAGCATGCTTTTATCATCGGCGATATTTTTGCCGGCGATATCGAAGGCTGTACCGTGGTCAACGGATGTACGGATGATACCGCCTTTCAGACCAACGGTGATGTTCACGCCTTCCTCGATGCCCATTACCTTGATCGGCGCATGGCCTTGGTCGTGGTAGCACGCAACAACGATGTCGAAGTCACCGCGACCAGCGCGGAAGAAGAGTGTGTCCGCCGGGAGTGGACCAACAACGTTAATGCCTTCCAGCTGTGCACGTTCGATACCGGGCTGAAGTTTCTCTTCTTCTTCTCCATTACCGAACAAGCCGTTCTCTCCGGCATGAGGATTGATTCCGCATACGGCAACGCGCGGATTCTCAAAGCCTGCTTTTTTCAACGTATCATGAGCAAGCTTCACGACGGTGTAGGTTCTTTCCGGGTTAATACTTGCAATGGCATCGATCAGACCCATGTGTGTTGTCAGGTGAATAACGCGCAGATTAGGCGTGGTCAGCATCATCGAGAAGTCCTGCGTATCCGTCAGGTCAGCCAGAATCTCGGTGTGCCCCGGATACAGGTGCCCCCCTTGATGCAGAGCTTCTTTGTTCAAAGGCGCGGTGCAGATAGAGTGAATCTGCTGTTTTTTGGCAAGATCAATGGCTTTGGCGAGAAACTGGAATGCTGCATCTCCCGCCACGGCAGATATTTTACCGTATTCCAGATCCGCAGGAACGAGGTTCAGATCAATCACATCCACAGTACCGAATTCATACTTGGCTTCAGAAGGCTCTTGAATCGCGTTAACGTTCAGACTTGAACCGATGACAGGCAA
This Paenibacillus xylanexedens DNA region includes the following protein-coding sequences:
- a CDS encoding helix-turn-helix domain-containing protein, translating into MTPSVLAYEQGYVIHVNEPGDSLFYHLDYDERSHELNMEFQHFHDFYEICILLDRTAAHIIEGSLYEIQPYDIVLLRPSLLHKTQYPKGVPPKRLMITFAMPRNTPGLESGYTELFSIFDESIPIFRFTEEKRQAVMAPLNEIFFLSQNPSALHSVAIHSKFVEFLCTIHRYSAENSYVREETGSSMSQRMYAIASYIHSHYQNELSLEEISKRFFVSAHHLSRQFNKVTGFTFTEYIQMTRIRNAQQMLLNSNQKITEIAAQCGFASFSQFNRIFNKLNGMSPSAYRRSRHSQSERELISLGSPER
- the pdxA gene encoding 4-hydroxythreonine-4-phosphate dehydrogenase PdxA; amino-acid sequence: MKPTIGITMGDAAGIGPEIIMKALGHQEMYDQCNPLVIGDAKILERVLPVIGSSLNVNAIQEPSEAKYEFGTVDVIDLNLVPADLEYGKISAVAGDAAFQFLAKAIDLAKKQQIHSICTAPLNKEALHQGGHLYPGHTEILADLTDTQDFSMMLTTPNLRVIHLTTHMGLIDAIASINPERTYTVVKLAHDTLKKAGFENPRVAVCGINPHAGENGLFGNGEEEEKLQPGIERAQLEGINVVGPLPADTLFFRAGRGDFDIVVACYHDQGHAPIKVMGIEEGVNITVGLKGGIIRTSVDHGTAFDIAGKNIADDKSMLAAIRSAIELAPKDQV